A single region of the Roseivivax sp. THAF197b genome encodes:
- a CDS encoding LysR family transcriptional regulator has protein sequence MITLRQIRSVVAVVEEQSFTRAAQRENATQSGISQHVAAVEQALGLPLFLRGPDGVTPTPAGQRYYTQCIEALRLLEQASGEARAAGGAISGKIRAGLIPALTRAALAPALDRFAAAHPGVEIEVIEGYSGALTDMVRAEALDFALVPGFSGQTGLKVTPLVRSREMLLSRPGQGLENLGPVALASLPPLHLIVPARANIRRAKIEEYLETNGIRVARLLDMDAMLGTLELVANSDWVTILPWIIAGPDAQAGGVVRTVSPLIDPPLYSDFVVIEPARRPLAPEGHLFLDEIRRDLDGLQEP, from the coding sequence ATGATCACCCTGCGCCAGATCCGCTCCGTCGTGGCCGTGGTCGAGGAGCAGTCCTTCACCCGCGCCGCACAACGCGAGAATGCCACGCAATCGGGCATTTCCCAGCATGTGGCCGCGGTCGAACAGGCGCTGGGACTGCCCTTGTTCCTGCGCGGCCCCGATGGCGTGACGCCGACGCCGGCCGGGCAGCGCTATTACACCCAATGCATCGAGGCGCTCAGGCTTCTGGAACAGGCCAGCGGCGAGGCGCGGGCGGCGGGCGGCGCCATCAGCGGCAAGATCCGCGCGGGCCTGATCCCGGCCCTGACGCGTGCAGCACTTGCCCCGGCGCTTGATCGCTTTGCCGCCGCCCATCCCGGCGTCGAGATCGAGGTGATCGAGGGCTATTCCGGCGCACTCACGGACATGGTGCGCGCCGAGGCGCTGGATTTCGCGCTGGTGCCGGGCTTTTCCGGCCAGACCGGGCTGAAGGTCACGCCGCTCGTGCGCTCGCGGGAAATGCTGCTGTCGCGTCCGGGCCAGGGGCTCGAAAACCTCGGCCCCGTCGCACTGGCCTCCCTGCCCCCCTTGCACCTGATTGTGCCCGCGCGCGCCAATATCCGCCGCGCAAAGATCGAGGAATATCTCGAAACGAACGGCATCCGCGTCGCGCGCCTTCTGGACATGGATGCGATGCTCGGCACGCTTGAACTCGTCGCGAACAGCGATTGGGTCACCATACTGCCCTGGATCATCGCGGGGCCTGATGCCCAGGCAGGCGGCGTCGTCCGGACGGTCTCTCCGCTGATCGATCCGCCGCTCTATTCCGATTTCGTGGTGATCGAACCCGCACGCCGACCGCTGGCGCCCGAGGGTCATCTTTTCCTCGATGAGATCCGCCGCGACCTCGACGGGTTGCAGGAGCCCTGA
- the pcaD gene encoding 3-oxoadipate enol-lactonase: MQADLGSVTLHYRIDGPDGAPWLILSNSLGADLSMWDDQIPVLTGTYRVLRYDTRGHGGSSTPEGPYSFDDLLGDVLGLMDHLGIETAAFMGLSMGGMTGLGLAIHHPDRITQVICADGRADAPEPFRAMWDERIAKVEAGGLEAIADGTLASWLTEDWRAENPERVAAIRDMVLANDPTGYIACCRALQGLDYLRHLPEAGAPILFVGGSEDKGAAPEVMQAMAEATPGGAYIAIPDAAHVANINRPEAFNIAISDVLGLSDASPV; encoded by the coding sequence ATGCAGGCAGATCTGGGCAGCGTGACGCTGCATTATCGCATCGACGGGCCCGACGGGGCGCCCTGGCTGATCCTGTCGAACTCGCTGGGCGCGGATCTGTCCATGTGGGACGACCAGATCCCGGTTCTGACCGGCACCTACCGCGTGCTGCGCTACGACACGCGCGGACATGGCGGATCCTCCACGCCCGAGGGGCCTTACAGCTTCGACGACCTTTTGGGCGATGTGCTGGGGCTGATGGACCACCTCGGGATCGAGACTGCGGCGTTCATGGGGCTGTCGATGGGCGGCATGACGGGGCTTGGCCTTGCCATTCACCACCCCGACCGGATCACGCAGGTCATCTGCGCCGATGGCCGTGCGGATGCGCCGGAACCGTTTCGCGCCATGTGGGACGAACGGATCGCCAAGGTCGAGGCAGGCGGGCTGGAGGCCATCGCGGACGGCACGCTCGCAAGCTGGCTGACCGAGGATTGGCGTGCGGAAAACCCCGAGCGTGTGGCGGCGATCCGGGACATGGTCCTTGCCAATGATCCTACGGGCTACATCGCCTGTTGCCGCGCGCTTCAGGGCCTCGACTACCTGCGGCATCTGCCGGAGGCCGGGGCACCCATCCTTTTCGTGGGCGGCAGCGAGGACAAGGGTGCTGCGCCCGAAGTCATGCAGGCCATGGCCGAAGCCACGCCGGGCGGCGCCTATATCGCCATTCCCGATGCGGCCCATGTGGCCAATATCAACCGGCCCGAGGCGTTCAATATCGCGATCTCGGACGTGCTGGGCCTGTCGGACGCATCGCCTGTATGA
- a CDS encoding LLM class flavin-dependent oxidoreductase yields MDLGFFTMPIHPVDKDWRTSLAEDRAAFLLADELGFTEAYVGEHVTDAAENITSCAMFIASLASATKQIRLGTGTVNMPNSHPAAVAAQMAMLDHMLDGRFNFGISPGGLASDAEVFGNLDKDRPGMFLEAINMVLEIWAREAPYNIKGEHWEVSTERTQMTEIGQGIMPKPLQRPHPPIVVTAVAPFSKGVTEAAARGWDPISANFLMPQWVKSHWPKYVEGCERAGRPADPANWRVAKSVFVADDMDTARRYATDPDSPYRFYYSQLLTKMRKHNRLGLFKEHQDQPDDEVTLDHVCDRLIIWGTPDKVTDDLLAFQDEVGQFGTLLVAGKDWADVDLARRSMVLLAEKVKPAIDTATAAQQAAE; encoded by the coding sequence ATGGATCTGGGCTTCTTCACCATGCCGATACACCCGGTCGACAAGGACTGGCGCACATCTCTGGCCGAGGATCGCGCGGCGTTCCTGCTGGCCGATGAGTTGGGCTTCACCGAGGCGTATGTGGGCGAGCATGTCACCGACGCGGCCGAGAACATCACCAGTTGCGCGATGTTCATTGCCTCGCTCGCCTCGGCGACCAAGCAGATCCGTCTGGGGACGGGCACGGTCAACATGCCCAACAGCCATCCCGCCGCCGTGGCCGCGCAGATGGCCATGCTCGACCACATGCTGGACGGGCGGTTCAATTTCGGCATCTCACCCGGAGGCCTCGCCTCGGATGCGGAAGTGTTCGGCAATCTCGACAAGGATCGCCCGGGCATGTTCCTCGAAGCGATCAACATGGTGCTTGAGATCTGGGCCCGCGAGGCCCCCTACAACATCAAGGGGGAGCACTGGGAGGTCTCGACCGAGCGCACGCAGATGACAGAGATCGGGCAGGGCATCATGCCGAAGCCCTTGCAGCGCCCGCATCCGCCCATCGTGGTGACTGCCGTGGCGCCGTTCTCGAAGGGCGTGACCGAGGCGGCGGCGCGCGGTTGGGACCCGATCAGCGCCAACTTCCTGATGCCGCAATGGGTCAAGAGCCACTGGCCGAAATACGTAGAAGGCTGCGAACGGGCGGGCCGTCCCGCCGATCCCGCAAACTGGCGCGTGGCGAAAAGCGTCTTCGTGGCCGACGACATGGACACGGCGCGCCGCTACGCCACCGATCCGGACAGCCCCTACCGGTTCTATTACAGCCAGCTTCTGACCAAGATGCGCAAGCATAACCGGCTGGGATTGTTCAAGGAACATCAGGATCAGCCCGATGACGAGGTCACGCTCGATCATGTCTGCGACCGGTTGATCATCTGGGGCACGCCCGACAAGGTCACCGACGATCTGCTGGCCTTCCAGGACGAGGTCGGTCAATTCGGCACGCTGCTCGTTGCAGGCAAGGACTGGGCCGATGTTGACCTCGCCCGCCGCTCCATGGTGCTGTTGGCCGAGAAGGTGAAACCCGCGATCGACACGGCAACAGCGGCACAACAGGCGGCAGAGTGA